The following proteins are co-located in the Pseudomonas antarctica genome:
- a CDS encoding beta strand repeat-containing protein, protein MYGSTLTGANQSQLIAGYGSTETAGDSSTLIAGYGSTGTSGSDSSIIAGYGSTQTAGDESSLMAGYGSTQTAKVGSDLTAGYGSTGTAGSDSSLIAGYGSTQTAGGESSLTAGYGSTQTAQEGSDLTAGYGSTSTAGSDSSLIAGYGSTQTAGGESSLTAGYGSTQTAQVGSDLTAGYGSTGTAGSDSSLIAGYGSTQTAGGESSLTAGYGSTQTAQVGSDLTAGYGSTGTAGSDSSLIAGYGSTQTAGGESSLTAGYGSTQTAQVGSDLTAGYGSTGTAGSDSSLIAGYGSTQTAGGESSLTAGYGSTQTAQEGSDLTAGYGSTSTAGSDSLLIAGYGSTQTAGGESSLTAGYGSTQTARKGSDLTAGYGSTSTSGSDSSLIAGYGSTQTAGTDSSLTAGYGSTQTAQVGSDLTAGYGSTSTAGSDSSLIAGYGSTQTAGGDSSLTAGYGSTQTAQLGSDLTAGYGSTSTAGSDSSLIAGYGSTQTAGTDSSLTAGYGSTQTAQLGSDLTAGYGSTSTAGSDSSLIAGYGSTQTAGGESSLTAGYGSTQTAQEGSDLTAGYGSTATTGPGSMVTAGYGSSQTAGHASALIAGYGSTQTAGYKSILTSGYGSTQTAQESSDLIAGYGSTETGGYDSSLIAGYGSTQTAGYGSILTAGYGSTQTAQEGSSLTAGYGSTSTAGADSSLIAGYGSTQTAGHESTLTAGYGSTQTAQEDSSLTAGYGSTSTAGFNSSLIAGYGSTQTSGYESTLTAGYGSTQTAQDNSSLTTGYGSTSTAGYQSSLVAGYGSTQTAGYESTLTAGYGSCQTAQEQSWLTAGYGSTSTAGYESRLIAGYGSTQTAGYKSTLTAGYGSTQTAQEESSLTTGYGSTSTAGYNSTLIAGYGSTQTAGYNSSLTTGYGSTQTAGYGSVMTAGYGSTLTALDSSTLTAGYGSTQTAGFSSSLMAGYGSSQTAGFESTLTAGYGSTQMAERDSTLTAGYGSTGIAGQDSSLIAGYGSSLTSGTRSCLTAGYGSTLISGLHSVLTAGYGSSLTSGMRSSLTAGYGSNQIASHKSSLIAGHESTQIAGHKSMLIAGKGSSQTAGSRSTLIAGANSVQMAGDRSKLTAGADSTQTAGDRSKLLAGSNSYLTAGDRSKLTAGDDCVLMAGDRSKLTAGKNCVLTAGADSRLIGSLGSTLSGGENSTLVFRCWDGKRYTNVVVKTGIDGVEADVPYQIDEDSNVLIKAEDNSHSEADPSQLQP, encoded by the coding sequence GTGTATGGCAGTACGCTCACTGGCGCTAATCAGAGCCAACTCATTGCCGGCTACGGCAGCACTGAAACTGCCGGAGACAGCAGCACACTTATTGCAGGCTATGGCAGTACCGGAACGTCGGGTTCTGATAGTTCGATCATTGCCGGCTACGGCAGTACACAAACCGCCGGCGATGAAAGCTCCCTGATGGCGGGGTATGGCAGTACACAAACAGCCAAGGTAGGCAGTGATCTCACCGCAGGCTACGGCAGCACCGGCACCGCCGGCTCCGACAGCTCGCTGATTGCCGGGTATGGCAGCACGCAAACGGCCGGGGGCGAAAGCTCCTTGACCGCCGGTTACGGCAGTACCCAAACAGCTCAAGAAGGCAGTGATCTCACCGCCGGTTATGGCAGTACGAGTACCGCCGGCTCCGACAGCTCACTCATTGCCGGGTATGGCAGCACGCAAACAGCCGGGGGCGAAAGCTCCTTGACCGCCGGTTACGGCAGTACCCAAACGGCTCAGGTGGGCAGTGATCTCACCGCCGGCTACGGCAGCACTGGCACCGCCGGCTCTGACAGTTCGCTCATTGCCGGGTATGGCAGCACGCAAACGGCCGGTGGCGAAAGCTCCTTGACCGCCGGTTACGGCAGTACCCAGACGGCTCAGGTAGGCAGTGATCTCACCGCCGGCTACGGCAGCACTGGCACCGCCGGCTCCGACAGTTCGCTGATTGCCGGGTATGGCAGCACGCAAACAGCCGGGGGCGAAAGCTCCTTGACCGCCGGTTACGGCAGTACCCAGACGGCTCAGGTAGGCAGTGATCTCACCGCCGGCTACGGCAGCACTGGCACCGCCGGCTCCGACAGTTCGCTGATTGCCGGGTATGGCAGCACGCAAACAGCCGGGGGCGAAAGCTCCTTGACCGCCGGTTACGGCAGCACCCAGACGGCTCAAGAAGGCAGTGATCTCACCGCCGGTTATGGCAGTACGAGCACCGCTGGCTCCGACAGTTTGCTGATCGCTGGCTACGGGAGCACGCAAACGGCCGGCGGAGAAAGCTCTCTGACCGCAGGGTATGGCAGCACCCAAACAGCCCGCAAAGGCAGTGATCTCACCGCTGGTTACGGCAGTACAAGCACTTCGGGCTCCGACAGCTCACTGATCGCAGGTTACGGCAGTACGCAGACTGCCGGCACAGACAGCTCCCTGACTGCCGGTTACGGCAGTACCCAAACGGCTCAAGTGGGCAGTGATCTTACTGCCGGTTACGGCAGTACGAGCACTGCGGGTTCCGACAGCTCACTGATTGCCGGTTATGGCAGCACGCAGACTGCCGGGGGAGACAGCTCCCTGACTGCCGGTTATGGCAGTACGCAAACAGCTCAATTGGGCAGTGATCTCACCGCCGGTTACGGCAGCACGAGCACTGCGGGCTCCGACAGTTCGCTGATCGCCGGCTACGGCAGCACGCAAACTGCTGGCACAGACAGCTCCCTGACTGCCGGTTATGGCAGTACGCAAACAGCTCAATTGGGCAGTGATCTCACCGCCGGTTACGGCAGCACGAGCACTGCGGGCTCCGACAGTTCACTGATCGCGGGCTACGGCAGCACCCAAACTGCAGGGGGAGAAAGCTCCCTGACTGCGGGTTACGGCAGTACTCAGACGGCTCAGGAAGGCAGTGACCTGACTGCCGGCTACGGCAGCACGGCCACCACTGGACCTGGCAGTATGGTGACTGCCGGTTACGGCAGCTCGCAGACCGCCGGTCACGCAAGTGCGTTGATTGCAGGTTATGGCAGCACCCAGACTGCGGGTTACAAAAGCATTCTGACTTCGGGTTATGGCAGCACTCAGACCGCCCAGGAAAGCAGTGATCTCATCGCCGGCTACGGCAGTACTGAAACCGGTGGTTACGACAGTTCGTTGATCGCCGGTTACGGCAGTACCCAGACTGCCGGTTACGGAAGCATTCTGACTGCCGGATACGGCAGCACGCAGACGGCACAAGAAGGCAGTTCACTCACCGCAGGTTATGGCAGTACGAGTACCGCCGGCGCTGACAGCTCGCTGATCGCAGGCTACGGCAGTACTCAGACCGCAGGACACGAAAGTACACTCACTGCGGGCTACGGCAGCACCCAAACCGCTCAGGAGGACAGTTCGCTGACTGCGGGATATGGCAGTACCTCAACTGCCGGATTCAACAGTTCATTAATCGCCGGCTACGGCAGTACGCAAACATCGGGATATGAGAGCACCCTGACTGCCGGCTACGGCAGTACCCAAACGGCCCAGGACAATAGCTCGCTCACCACGGGTTACGGCAGTACCTCGACTGCGGGTTATCAAAGTTCGTTGGTCGCGGGTTACGGCAGCACCCAGACCGCTGGCTATGAGTCTACGTTGACAGCGGGTTACGGCAGTTGCCAGACGGCTCAGGAGCAAAGTTGGTTAACTGCCGGCTACGGAAGTACATCAACAGCCGGCTATGAAAGCAGGCTGATTGCCGGCTATGGCAGTACGCAAACCGCCGGCTACAAAAGCACCCTGACCGCAGGCTACGGCAGCACCCAGACCGCCCAGGAAGAAAGCTCGCTGACGACCGGTTATGGGAGCACTTCAACGGCGGGCTACAACAGTACGCTGATCGCCGGTTACGGCAGCACTCAAACTGCCGGCTACAACAGCAGCCTGACGACGGGTTATGGCAGTACTCAGACTGCGGGTTACGGCAGTGTCATGACCGCGGGTTATGGCAGTACGCTAACCGCTTTGGACAGCAGTACGCTAACCGCCGGCTATGGCAGCACGCAAACAGCCGGGTTTAGCAGTTCGTTGATGGCCGGCTACGGCAGTTCGCAGACCGCCGGTTTTGAGAGCACATTAACAGCGGGTTATGGCAGTACCCAGATGGCGGAGCGCGACAGCACGCTCACCGCGGGTTATGGCAGCACCGGGATTGCAGGGCAGGACAGCTCGCTGATTGCCGGTTATGGCAGCAGCTTGACCAGTGGCACGCGCAGCTGTTTGACCGCGGGCTATGGCAGCACACTCATCAGTGGACTGCACAGTGTACTGACGGCGGGCTACGGCAGCAGTCTTACCTCAGGCATGCGCAGCAGCCTGACGGCGGGATACGGCAGCAACCAGATTGCGAGCCATAAGAGTTCGCTGATTGCGGGCCATGAGAGCACTCAGATTGCAGGGCACAAAAGTATGTTGATCGCCGGCAAAGGCAGTTCGCAAACAGCGGGTTCTCGCAGCACGTTGATCGCCGGCGCTAACAGTGTCCAGATGGCGGGCGACCGCAGCAAGCTGACTGCCGGTGCAGACAGCACCCAGACAGCGGGCGATCGCAGCAAGCTCCTGGCCGGCAGCAACAGTTACCTGACTGCTGGCGACCGGAGCAAACTCACTGCCGGCGACGATTGTGTGCTGATGGCCGGGGATCGTAGCAAGCTGACGGCTGGCAAGAACTGCGTATTGACCGCAGGCGCTGACAGCCGGCTTATAGGGAGTCTCGGCTCGACGCTTTCAGGCGGAGAGAACTCGACACTGGTTTTCCGCTGCTGGGACGGTAAGCGTTACACCAACGTGGTCGTCAAGACGGGCATCGACGGTGTAGAAGCTGATGTTCCCTATCAAATTGACGAGGACAGTAACGTTCTGATCAAGGCTGAGGACAACAGCCACAGTGAGGCGGACCCGTCTCAGCTTCAGCCATGA